CGTTTATCTTGTTGTAGATAAGAAAGCTCTGTTGCAATCACATATACAAGATGTCAGAGATTCGCTCAATAGTGTTAGACATCGTAAGTTCATCATATTGTCTTAAACGATGACCAAACACAGAAATACAAGCAAACGATATCGCACACTCTGAAATTAATGATGACACAAACTTTGCCACGGAAATTGAAGCCACAAAACAACGCCTTGGTGAACTGCGAAACGAAAAGGCTAAGCTCAAGGTACAAGTGGAAAAAAAAGCAAAAGGTAAATGGTCTCTAGTTGGAATAACTTTTGCAGAATTGGAAGATTTTCGCAATACCATTAGCAAAAACGAGTGGTTTTTCAAGTTTTACcactttgaaaaggtgCTTGGTTTAGGTATCAATAGTGAGAGTACGTCATACAGTTTATTTTATTACAATTTAGACGGAGCATTAAAGATCACATTTTCTAATCTGGGCCAACAAAATCCCGATAAAATGTGTTATATAGTCTTAAAGGTTTTTGAGGATCAGTATTCAGGTGAGTCTATACTGAATTATACGAGAATACAGGTTTATACTGTGAACCTCAACTCAGCGAATTCGATGCAATTGTATCAGAACTAAATAGCGGATTGGACATTGGCTTATTCCTTTGCCGTGTAAGGCAACTGTTCAAAATCTCATgtaatattttaaatgaaaCTTAATGTTTACAAATTGGTATATATGATCAGACAAGTGTGTGCACACTCTGGGAGATAAAGTGCACAATCTCCACAAGAAATTCTCGTAGATATCGATGCTGTGACATAGATCTCTAATTGGCACTGATCATCTCTCTCAATATTTCTCTAAACATGTCAATTTTCACCAGACACCCTAGAGTAAGGGGCAAGAATAAGTTGTGCAGatagaggaagaagcaaTAACGCTTTGAATATAATCGCTTTTGAAGCGAAAAGGTTGTACTATGTGTCAGTGACCAACTACATAGTCAACGCTTATGTGAGATTGCGTCAAAAGGGCGCTGGACTGTATCATTCCACAAAACTGAGCCTTTGCCCTCATCATTCACCCCACCTTACTTTATTCTTCCCCCCAGTACTAAGACAGGCTGTGGTGCTAATTATCATTCCGCCCTCCGTTCACTAGGTTTATTTTTACCTTTGTAtcattattttaaaaaacATAAATACACAATGAACGCTATTGTTGCTTTGATCTCTGCTGTCAGCGTCTTCGCTGTCTCTGCTCTTCACCTTGACTTCACTGGTGATTTGGCTGCCCATGGTGCCGTCGTCAAGGGTGTCCACCATGGTGCCCATGTTGCTCACTTTGTCGCCGGTGGTGAGGATGTCGAGGGCTTCAAGTGCGGTGCTCACTTCTCCTGGGTTGCTCCAGCTGGCAAGGCCGTCAAGGAAGTTTTGGCTTTCTCTCACTGCAAGAAAGGTGGTCTTGTTTTGTTCCATCTTACCTTCACTGATGGCGCTGAGGCCTTCTTCCATGTCGTTGGCGGTGTTGCTAAGGAGCTTGCTCACCGTGTCTGGTTGGCTAAGCTCGCCAAGGGTGTCTGCAAGCATGCTCCAGCTCTTGCTGGCTTGCCACATCATGCTCTTTTGGCTGATTTGGCTCATGTCTTGGCCTAAGagtcttgaaagatttagTTTTTAGTAATGTCATCATTACtcagtttgttttcaaacGCTTAAATTTCACTGTAATGGTTACAGTTGTGTAATGTGATTATTATCTAATATATACTCGGTAGTTTTGtaaagtgtctatggagatattggAGGACTTTGGGGAGTCTCTTGGTAGAATGGTCAGTAGGTGATATtctagtaggattcttCACTGTGtaagtacgactgtaagaGGTAGTGAATGCCCATAGCGAATAGACAACCATGCAGTTCCCGCAGGGGATAGTGTCTCACTAGAGTAGGATTGGTAGTGTCTCTAATGGACTCTTAATGTGACCAAAGGGGATCATCTTACTGAGTATGAAATGGAGAGAATACATGGCCAAATGAGATTAACAAATGCCACAAGGCATCACaatttaaaactcttcGTAAAttatactgcattttatCATTCTCGCTCTTTGGCAGTTACAGTGAATTGCCAGGTAATTTTTTCAACCGGAGTTTTTATTTCGTGGTAATGTGATGTTTAGTGAATTTACACTTGATACGTTTGTCTTGGTGTATTGACATGCAAGAAGTTTGGAAACAATATATAGTATCCTCTAGATCATCTTTTCTGGATGTCTCAAATATTGCCAtaatcttttccattctcgGAGACGATAGAATTTGAATCAGATGTAGTGGAGAATAGATCATCGTTGGGATCTGGAGACTCATTCATACATTTATTCTCTCCTTGAGTTTCAGCATCCTCTTCAGTGCCTTTTGTTCATCCTCCGtcagaatcttcatcttcaggGGTAGATGCAACTTCCTCAGGTTGTGATAACATTCTTCTACAGGAGCTTCTAGTAAAGCTTCATCATCAAGGTCTCCTAATGAAGGTTCAGAAATTCTTGTGGAAGATCCTAAACAAGTCATCTACCAAAGACCAAATCGCGTCTTCGTATATCCATTCAATGCTCTATCCACCTTACGGTGAACTCACATTCCTTATTTCAGTCGGATAGTCGCTttactacctagtcttcgacgtcggtaggtcattcctACTTCCGtttcactccagtaatgaccttaatcctactcttccttaggctccaAGAGGTCGCCATAtagctcctgttagtcgctcaggctcactactctgtaGTTCGCATggtccctcattcttcgggacatttCGCTTCGCTCAAGACATTGCAGTCACCGGGGTAAAAtgtgtggaggaag
Above is a window of Theileria equi strain WA chromosome 2 map unlocalized gcontig_1105316255051, whole genome shotgun sequence DNA encoding:
- a CDS encoding signal peptide containing protein (encoded by transcript BEWA_045090A), which produces MNAIVALISAVSVFAVSALHLDFTGDLAAHGAVVKGVHHGAHVAHFVAGGEDVEGFKCGAHFSWVAPAGKAVKEVLAFSHCKKGGLVLFHLTFTDGAEAFFHVVGGVAKELAHRVWLAKLAKGVCKHAPALAGLPHHALLADLAHVLA
- a CDS encoding conserved hypothetical protein (encoded by transcript BEWA_045080A), producing MVNCGLTPVGGIDITEDQSQSCSYPDILRGKVPTSASLLPDGSAKDRIDLLENIKLASIECQSVYDRENELTSEFESTIANILDKKALLQSHIQDVRDSLNSVRHQIQANDIAHSEINDDTNFATEIEATKQRLGELRNEKAKLKVQVEKKAKGKWSLVGITFAELEDFRNTISKNEWFFKFYHFEKVLGLGINSENGALKITFSNLGQQNPDKMCYIVLKVFEDQYSGLYCEPQLSEFDAIVSELNSGLDIGLFLCRVRQLFKISCNILNET